CAACAAGTGAGTCACACCACCATGACTCTTTCTCAGCTGAGGAAGCAAGGAAAATCCTTGCTATTCTAATTTCATATTGTAATGTGGTGGACAGATTTATTTGGCACTATAATGAGTCAAACCTTTTCTATGTTAAAAGTGGTTTTTGGAATGAAACTTGGTGGCTGGGCAAGGCAAATCCTTGCTATTCTAATTTCATATCGACTAGGCCATCACCTTGGTGGAAATATTTATGGTCTCTTAATATTCTACTAAAGGTTAAAACTTTTGTTTGAAGggttgcttagaattttctccCTACTTATGTTAATCTGAGTAGGCATGGTGTTCTCTCATTGAATCTTTATCCTATTTTTAATAAGGAAATTAATGAAACTACTTCTTTGGCTTTGCTCTAAACTTAAATAGTACTCAGATTTGGTGGCAAGCTCAAGGAATGCCACTGCACATGCTTTAGTTGGTTTAGCCATTAGACTTGAGCGTACCAAAACGTGGTGGCATGAGCTACCATCTTGCCTTGGGCCATAATGTTTTATGCTTTGAAACTTAGTATTCTTTTGGCCATTAGCCTGATAATATCATATTGATGTTTTCTCAAAAAGGAAAAACATACATAATTTGTGGTTCCCTTGAGGCTTCATTTTTCATTATGAAGTCTCTTCTTGTTTATACTAAGTCATCCTTTCTCTCTAAGTATTGTAGTGAATTGGCATTTTCATTATATGACATTTTCATTAAAGAATAGCTAGTTGTGGTACTTGTTCAGTGACAATTGAGGCTATTTATTGTTGATGAATTGTCATTTTAGAGTAGTTGTTAATGATTGTAGACACTTGTTTGTATATATGAGTGGAGTTTTTTTTATCTGTTTATTATTATGTTAACAAAGTGACTCATAATTTTCTTAGAACTTCCTATTTTTTCTAGATCAAATTTTTAATAGTAGGTGAATTTATGTCACTTTTGTTAGACGATGTGTTTTCTTAACCAAGCTATATTTCTATTGAAAAAAAGtttgttctttatttttatatatatatatatatatttaagtattTGCAGAAGCTATGAACTTCAGAGAGGCGCTTAGTTGAGTAAAACAATACTCAAATGTGTGGCAACGGTCTTTATTGAAACTGACTGTTTGGTTGTGGTACAATCGTTAAGGAGATCCTTTAAAATGATTTCAGTTTTTGGTGCTTTGATTAACGATTGTAAAATGTTGCTTAATGATTAACCTTTTGTCTCGTTTTTATTTGTTAAACGGTCTGCAAATGTGATTGCTCATAGCTTTGCTAGAGCGTATCGTTCATATTTTGATCGTACTTTCAGGTTGGGAGATGTTCTAACTAAATTGTTATCTTGTTTGATAACAGAGTTTGATGCTTAATAAAGCTtgaattttcattaaaaaaagtaTTCCTACTACATGTCTTCTAATAGATTAGTTATGGTATATGAGATTTTTGTTTACTTTTcatttttgatttttgttttgctaattaatatttttactctttgaattttaataattactaaatcatgctctcaaactttttatattattaaatttaaaactctcccaaattattgagattgttaaatttaacgactTATGTCTAATTCCGTTCAATTTTACTCACAGATGCCTAACATGGACGAAATTTTAGAACTaaacatgtcaaagtttggggtacacaatttggtacatgtcaaagtttaataCGTGAATAATCACCACATAAAACGTTCTATTaagagttagtcccacattgctaatgtgtggaaataaattgtgatatataagattaaagggctactcctcccattaccaattggttttgggatggaacctcattcatcttattcctcaaattctaacatggtatcagagccacttgtGATCCTTTGTGAGCCAAAGTGCCGCCGGTCCAAATAGATaggaaataaattgtgatatataagataaaagggctactcctcccattgccaattggttttggaaTGGAACCTCATTTATCTTACTCCTCGAAATTgaacaaaaattcttaaattaaaCAATTTCATTAATTCAGGAGAACTTTTAAGagtataaaaattttaaaaaacacaatttGATACATAtagaatttaaaaaagaaaaaaaattctaatttgcattttctttaaataaataagtaaataaatgtgtgaccCTCTGTATCGATGTGACCTAGTGTTACACTAAACCCCTTTAGCATTTGAATATACATAAATTTATTTCATTGAAAGTGAACATATTGATTGACACAATCCCAACTTTGGTAGTCTGCCCTGTTCTCAAATCTCTCTCCAGTGCTCCTAACATGGAGGACCATACCTCATCTAGCAGCAGTAGCAACACCATCGACGACCACAATGGAAACAACCACTGGAATGCCGAAGAAGCCATAGCAGGCAACGCCCAAGCTCTTCAAGCTCTCAGAGAACTCATCACCTTCCCTACTCTCTATTCACGCCAAGCTCGAAAACTCGGTCtcaaagtatatatatttatataatttattacacttttctttttcctattTTGGTTTGACTTTTaatcttttctgggtttgcttTTTCAGTGGCCTCGAGGTTTAATCCTCTACGGTCCTCCCGGCACTGGAAAGGTATATTACTTCAACCCCTTTTACTAAAGCTTGTGACTTTCTTCATATTCGATGTGCATTTTGAATTGGGATTGTTATGGCATAATTGATTGTGTTTGATTTCAGACAAGCTTGGTCCGTGCAGTGGTTCAAGAATGTGGCGCCCATATAATTGTTATTAGGTACTGTGTTCATCTCTAGTTGGCAATGGCTTCTAAGGTTTATGAAttattaattgtaattttattattaaactgGTTCTGTATACAGTCCACATTCTGTTCACAAATCTCATGCTGGGGAAAGTGAAAAGTTTTTGAGAGAGGCATTTGCTGAGGCCTCATCTCATGCAAAGTCTGGAAAACCATCAGTTATCTTTATAGATGAAATAGATGCACTTTGTCCTCGTCGTGATTCTAGGTATGACATAACTCACAATCATATCAAATGGGTTTTAAGgtttaaattttgatttaaaaaCTCAATTGCAGAAAAGAGCAGGATGTTCGCATTTCTTCCCAACTTTTGATATTGATGGACTCCAATAAGTCCTCAGTTTCACACGTTGTTGTAGTTGCATCAACTAACAGGTAACTAACAGGTTGCTTTATGATAATTGTTGGGCTTTGAAGCCAAATAGCAGTTTTATGGTTATTTGATCTTCATCTTAGTGGTTGTTGTTCAGGTGAAAAGATTGTAAACTTTGATGCAATATGTTAGTGATTGTGGTTATAACTCCTCTGTGTTAGTGGTTGTTCATCTTAGTGGTTATTTGATCTTCATCTTAGTGGTTGTTTAGGTGAAAAGATTGTAAACTTTGATGCAATATGTTAGTGATTATGGTTATAAATCCTCTATGTTTTGTTGTTTGGCTTGTTGCTGATTAATGACAAGCCTATGATCAAGTCTCTTTTATTCTAGTGATGATAGTGTTCTTGTTAAGCATTTAACATTGCTCAATTACAGTGGAATcttgttctctctctctcttgatattgaagctatgatttttgtttctgtatgAAAAGAGTGGATGCCATTGACCCTGCATTAAGAAGGTCAGGACGCTTTGATGCTGAAATAGAAGTTACAACACCGAATGAAGAGGAGCGTTTTCAAATTCTCAAGGTGGAATTTGTTCTCTTTTGTTTAAGTTGTAGTAAAATTAttgaacacacacacacacacaacatTTAAAGATTCTGAACTGTGCTAATAATTGTCCAGCTCTACACTAAGAAGATACCAATGGAGTCTAGCATTGACTTAAAAGCAATAGCTGCATCTTGCAATGGCTTTGTTGGGGCTGATCTAGAAGCCTTATGTCGTGAGGCTGCATGGTCTGCTAGTAAAAGGTCCTCTGATGCAAATGAAGATGATGTCAAATTTCGATTAACAATGGAAGACTGGAACCATGCAAGGTCTGTGGTTGGTCCAAGCATAACAAGAGGTGTGACCGTGGAGATCCCTAATGTGACATGGGAAGATATTGGAGGTTTGAAAGATTTGAAGGTTAGTAATTTTTCATGCATATTTCATTCTGAATTTTCAAAGTTAAAACTCATACTCACCTTTTTCATTGACAGAAAAAGCTCCAACAAGCTGTTGAATGGCCTATCAAACATTCTAATGCATTTACAAGGTTTGGAATATCACCTATGCGTGGAATTCTTCTGCATGGTCCCCCAGGATGTTCGAAAACAACACTCGCTAAAGCTGCAGCCCATGCTGCCCAAGCGTCTTTTTTTTCCTTGAGGTTTGAACCCTTAATACAATGGTTGACAAGCCATATTTCTTTTCCGTGGTTTTGAACACTTTTTCATTTTGTTGTCCTTGTTGTGTGATCACCTATTCTTAAAAGCTTTTCAAAGGCGGAAAAAGAATGCTTTAGGCTTTCAGTGTTTGTTTTCCATATTAAACtggttaaagaaaaaaaaatgtatcatGAGAACAATTTTATAATGCTAGATTTACGCCAATTCGTTTTGGCCTTTTAGTCATAATTAGTGCAATGCCCCACAGCTATGCTGCCATTTCATCTGGTTTTCTACTGACAATGCTTAATAGCAGAAGCTAGTATCAAAGAAGAAAGAATCTTCCCTACTATAATCTTCATACCTTTTCCCTAGAAAAATGGACCACTCAACAGATTATCATGAAAATTCCATCTTCTAAAGTTTTTTCCAGGATTGCTTGacttgaaaattcataaactatgAATCAGTGGTGCAGAATTATTTTCAATGTATGTTGGAGATGGTGAAGCTCTACTTCGCAATACATTCCGGAGGGCTCGCCTTGCAGCACCAAGTATAATCTTCTTTGATGAGGCTGATGTTGTTGCTGGGAAACGGTTAGTatatcttcttctttttcttaagTGAGATTCTGTTTATAGTACTTTGCCGTCTTTTTCAAAGCTTAACAAGATATTTGTTGCCTTAAATTTTTCTGTTGTTTAAGACTAAAATTAAACGTGACTGAATTGACAATTTGACATAGAACCTCCTCTATCCATTACGGGTCGAGGACTCCTTCTCCTTCCCCTTCTTCAAATTCCGATTTGTTTTGCAAAGCGAAGAACCTATCGTCTTAGATTTTGCTGTTGTAGCCAAACAGAAAATGTCATACGTTTGCTCAAATTTTTCAAATGTTGTTTAGATCTTTCGCATTTGCTATCTTTGCACTGTCCCATTTCCACCCTTAAttcgtataaatatatatatatatatatatgtacaataGTAACTGGCTTATGCAGTTCATGTTTGAAGGGGTGTGTGCATAATATAAAGTATTCTAAGTATCCGCTCTTTCTTAAATGGCAGAGGTGCGAGTTCAAGCAGCAACAGTACAGTAAGTGAGAGGCTTCTATCTACTTTGCTGACCGAAATGGATGGTTTGGAAGAGGCTAAGGTAAGCATTAATCATGAAATGGATTTTGCTTTATAGTAACATATGATCTAATCTATCGTTAACTCAATCAATTGTTTCTCCTTTTCACTTCAGGGAATTCTTGTGCTTGCTGCTACAAATCGTCCTTATGCAATCGATGATGCATTAATGCGCCCTGGGCGCTTTGATCTGGTACGAGAGTTTGGATTCTGTGTTTCGGGATTGCCTTGTATcttagtaaaattgtaaatctTATACTTGTAAAGGATGTCTGCTGATTGAATTTGCGATAATTATAAATGATGTTTAGGTGCTTTATGTACCACCACCGGATTTGGAAGCTCGATGTGAAATCCTTCAAGTACATACTCGAAAAATGAGAATATCAGATGATGTTGATCTATCAAGTATTGCAGAAGATACCGAGCTGTTCACAGGTGCTGAACTCGAGAGCTTGTGCAGGGAAGCTGGAATGGTAGCTCTCAGAGAAGACATATCTGCAACTGTTGTATGTGATCACCATTTCCAAACCGTGAAGAAATCTTTGAAGCCGGCATTAACAAAAGAAACAGTTTTATCCTACTCGTGTTTCATGAAGGGCTCGTCGGGGACAGTTTCTAACAAGTTTGAATCAAATGCAGAGCACAAGAACAAAAGACATGAGTCTTTAGGAATAATTTGTGCaatgaaaattggtgttttgaGTTTGGTATTTGCTGTTGCTATGAAATATTTTCTCACTAGTACGGGTCGTACTCGATATGAACTAGCAACTACATGAACAAGTAGAAGGCTGGAGATTTTGTATGAACTAGCCACTGCTTTCTTTTTGTATTTGGTTCTCTTCTCATTCccattataatataaattaatttcaattaaatCAGTTGGCTAGATTTCTGTTATTAATCAACTGTTATGAACAGAGCACTACATATACCCCTTGGCTCTCATTCACTTGAAACAACAATCCAATTCACatagagagagagtgtgtgttCAAGATTCATTGTTAGAGAGAGAATAGACTAGGATTGCCATTGTTGAGTTACTGTTTCAGCTTGTGTATGTCGGTAAAGAGATTGTTCACTCTTGAAGTGACTTCTCTCAAGTGAGCCGTCACACTATGTGAGCTAGTCATGCTCGAAGTCGTTACCTTAACTGCAAGGAGGGGGATGCTGAAGGCAGGACTAATGATTGGAGTGAAGTCGTAACAAGGTAGCTGTACTGGAAGGTGCGGTTAGATTACCTCCTTTTCAGTGAGAGCTAATGCTTGTTGAGATTGTAATTGAGTTGTGTCTGTGAGTATCCTGATCC
This Cannabis sativa cultivar Pink pepper isolate KNU-18-1 chromosome 6, ASM2916894v1, whole genome shotgun sequence DNA region includes the following protein-coding sequences:
- the LOC115695962 gene encoding cell division control protein 48 homolog B, with translation MEDHTSSSSSSNTIDDHNGNNHWNAEEAIAGNAQALQALRELITFPTLYSRQARKLGLKWPRGLILYGPPGTGKTSLVRAVVQECGAHIIVISPHSVHKSHAGESEKFLREAFAEASSHAKSGKPSVIFIDEIDALCPRRDSRKEQDVRISSQLLILMDSNKSSVSHVVVVASTNRVDAIDPALRRSGRFDAEIEVTTPNEEERFQILKLYTKKIPMESSIDLKAIAASCNGFVGADLEALCREAAWSASKRSSDANEDDVKFRLTMEDWNHARSVVGPSITRGVTVEIPNVTWEDIGGLKDLKKKLQQAVEWPIKHSNAFTRFGISPMRGILLHGPPGCSKTTLAKAAAHAAQASFFSLSGAELFSMYVGDGEALLRNTFRRARLAAPSIIFFDEADVVAGKRGASSSSNSTVSERLLSTLLTEMDGLEEAKGILVLAATNRPYAIDDALMRPGRFDLVLYVPPPDLEARCEILQVHTRKMRISDDVDLSSIAEDTELFTGAELESLCREAGMVALREDISATVVCDHHFQTVKKSLKPALTKETVLSYSCFMKGSSGTVSNKFESNAEHKNKRHESLGIICAMKIGVLSLVFAVAMKYFLTSTGRTRYELATT